The genomic stretch ATAATTAATatgtaaagagaaaaataaagaccTTGTACAGTTATTTCTAGAGGAGACAATGCGATTAACCTTCGGCTTCCGATTGTTTGGCTTCACAGCTGCTTCGCAATGTCTCAGTTGCTAGGCAACATGAGTCGTCCCAATTCACAAGCCGAACTCTTCCGGTCTTCTCTTTTTCGTGGTCCACGAAGGACTCAGCCCACGTAGactgggtccttcgaaggatgTAGCCCCTGAATTGGGACAGACCCTTAGCAACACTGAATGCCAGCACAACCATCTACCATAACAGCTGTGGTTGTGCACAACATTTTGATCTAATtcataaaacactgaaattgGGGACGTTGCTGGGGAAAATTTTACTTGGACTGCCCCTGGAAATTGGTCACCTAGTGTTGGACATCTTTGGCATTTTGGcacattgcaaaaatattcatgttGGTGTAGTCAGTACCTGAATTTGGAAAAGTTTTGGattttgaaatggaaaaaaactgaCCTTTTAAAGGCTGTAAGGAAACTAGAAAAATGTGCAACAATGAAACCATGGAAAAGCATGACTCATTTGGAAAATGCTAACATCAACATGTTGCTATCAATAGCATTTTAGCACGTCTATTTTCTATGATCAAAAGGTACAAATCCCCCAGCAGTCAGTTTTAATATCAGCTAGCATGTTAGCCAACAGTAACTACTAGCTATGCTAATTTGCATTATCATTAGCTAAATGCTAACACATGCTAACAAATGATCTACTTCTTGAATTGTCCTCTGCAGGCAGTTTGCAGAAGCCTGCGGTCAGGCTTTGGACGTGAATGAGCGGCTCATCAAGGAGGACCAGCTGGAGTACCAGGAGGAGATGAGGGCTCACTACCGTGACATGCTTATCGAGCTGTCCGGCATCATGAATGAACAGGTCTCACATAACAATGAGACATAGCCTAACTGTGCTGATGattgccattttgtgcctgttTTGAATGGCTTTGGCTTCTTTATTTGCATTGCATCTGCACTGCATCTTTTCATCTTCATTATTTTATCAAACATTCTGCATTGTCTCGGATTCCATGGACTTTGTTTAAACTGCACCTTTTTGTACTTCTCTTCCAACTTTTTCATCTTTTGTAGCTTGAAATTGGTCCTGTTGCCTTCTGTGCCTCTTCTCTATCCACTCTTTCTAAAACTGCTCTGCCATGTCACCGTTCATATAGGGCATCCAGCTGTCTTGATTCCCAGATTTCCTTATTCCAACTCGAGCTTTCTGTTCTTGCTCTTGTCCAGATTCCTCACACAAGGCAACCAGGAACGGAGCGGCACAGCACCTACTGAATGAACAGCCTGTAGAATCAGAAATTCCTTGTGCCAGTCCTATGCCTCAGCGTTACTCATCTGATTGTTTTTGATTGTAAActtgtttttctgctgcatAGAACAGCAGATTAGTGGAACTGTGACTGgagttttttttagagaaaagaaaagagaagaagtgTGTAGACCGTGGTTGTGGTAGTCTCTAGTCCCACTGTTGAGTTTAGACTGTCTACAAAAGAGGCCAGGCTCCTGGGCTGACAGCTActatttgttttggtttggtACAGATCCTCCGGCCCAGCCAGTTGATTCATTATAAACTGACAAGCATACAGCTTATTtgctcacacacacatgcaccttTCCTCCAAAACTCCCTTACCTTTTAGAGTACAGTGACCTCACTGAGCTGGAGGTGCGTTTCGGGTGCATTTCGTATGCAcggtttttatattttttttctctacctaTGGAATCCCAATATATTTCAAACTATCTAAAGGTGActaatgtgaaaaataaaaaaagggatttGACCACAGGTCTTAAGAATCTGAGGTAGCAAACTGACCTCCAGTTACTGTCTGAATGTAGAGCAGCTCCACATCGCTACTTTGTATCCTTTAAACATCCTGAACCGATATCGCCGTGCCaattttcaaaaaagaaaacaaacaaaaaaaatgttttgtaacatttttataaCTGAAATGCCATTGTTACAgttattcatgtttttgaaTTGTAAATAAGAAGTattgctatttaaaaaaaaaatgtttgaaatgtctccttttataaaatacacagtatattaatatttgtttagctgaatttaaaacaaacaaaaaaaagttttatgtatgagatttgaataaaaatttgtTAATGTCAAAATATGAGTGCCAATTTATTTACCTCAGCATGTATTTACATATATCTGGACGTTAAAacagcatgattttttttttttttttttttttttttttttttttacggcagtaagtaggctgacaggaagcagtTTTCGAGAAAGGGGAGAAGACATGCGGTAAAGGACCTCCGCCGGGAACTGAACTCCAGTcagccgcgtcgaggactaaggccctGCACCATGCATTCCAGTCATGTTAAATAAGATAAAGATTTTCAAACTAAGTCCATGTCTTATGCCAAATAATGCCACACATGTGGCAGCCTATTCTAATATTGTTTGAACTCACTAGAATCCCTTTATGCCCTCTTGGAGGCTGTGTCTTAAAAAGCAAGACCACCGTCTTGAGCTAAATGGAATTGCTTAAACCTCTTCCACAGgataaaaaggtgaaagagattCATACTTTGTTTCATTCTGGTGCTGTTCCCTTGCTTGAGTATTTGATACAAAATGTTCTGGTCAGTGAGGAAGAGCGGAAAGTTTGGTTAGACAAATTTAATCACAGAGAGGAGAGGTTGAGGATTAAATGAAAGTGAAAGGACATCAAATTTTACCTTGCAGTCCTACAAAGAACATTTGCTACGGGATCTAatgacagtttttttccacttgttGGCTATAATTAATGACCTTGCATagggaaagaacagaaaaacgGTTGTTTACTTATTGATGCTAAGCTTGAGGTTAGGACGCTGCACATAGAAGGAGGTTAAGTGGCCTGGATCATAATGCTCTTGGCAGCAGGCAGCACTGGGTCTCCCGCCTCGGATTCTATCTCGCCCTGATAAGAAAGCTGACACATTTATATCTCCGTCTCCTCACTCTCGCTCTTTTGCACACCTGAGGTGAAGCAGATAGAGTTGCACCGACCTCCTTTGATACAGCTTCTTTACAAACCATTGTCCTGCCTGCCAGTCAGTGTTTACCTCTTCCAATGTCACATCTCTCCGGTGAGCCCCATAGCCTATTTTGTGAGCTTAGAATTGGTGGTTGATTGGGTTTCTCTCCACTACCGACGGgtttgtttgtgtctgtctCACTCCCTGTAGCCTAGACTCTGACAGGGTCAGGTTGCTGCCAGCTAGCACCATTCACAGTTCTGGTACAGGCAACAAAATCTGGCCCTGCCCTAGATACTGCTTCAAAACGGGTAGTGCTCTTCGTCTCTTTCTAACAGTCACTTTTGAGTTTAGTTGCCAGAGTATGATTTCCGAACACAGTGGTGAAGATTTCTTATGAAATTGCTCTTATCTCTTGAACGTTTTcctatttttgtcacattacaactgcAAAACCTCAAACTATTTTATTGGGACCTTTTGTGAAAGGtcccaataaaatattgaaACTGGAAACTGGAAACTGGAGTGGGGGCATTCTGCCCCCACTCcagttaaataaaactggttCAGAGCTACAGATGTTATATGATCTTTTGAAAAAGGACAACTTCTACTTTTTGATAAATATTTACTCTAGTTAATCTGTTGTCATTTAAAAGAGCAaacattttgcttatatttttaagtttaaaataaagaaaaacactaaTCTTTTGCAAAAAGAGGAGGGATATATTTTCTTCCGTGGGATGTTGATGTTTGTGGAAATTAAGGCTCACAGTTCCCCAGCTAATAAGTAGAAAAATAGTATTTTTCATTCATGTAAAACCGGCATTTTTAATATATCTAGATTTGAAGACATTAGTTTTTTCTTCAATCTTTGGCAGTTACAAAGACCAATTGTGAAAGGTCCTAAGAGCCACTTGCTTGGcttgcaggttgcagacccctgtgatagaccaacacatagAGAGCATAATAGCGAATTGAAAGAAAATAGACAGCTGGTTTGAGACTAtagtttgatttattattattattattaatattatttttattattattatacacataATGTTTGGTTATTATTAAACATGCACAATATGGCCCTGTTCTTTCTGAATTTTCTtggtattcatttatttaaatgctaaTGTGGGTTACCCTATTTGATTACGCATTTGGTGATTGTGgtaacacaaataaatatataacttaaatatattctactgggttttttattttccaaaaaaaaaaagggtaaaggGTGCCTTTTTTTGTCCTAAATACCAGCCGCCAAAATATCTGGACACACGCCTGACTGATAGTAGGCCTATAATATAACAAATCCCACCGAGGGTTTGTCAAGAGGTTGAATAACGGGCCAAATAAATCTGATCTTCATGATATCCTCCTGAGTTACACTGCTGGataagaaacaaacaaagcaaacgaGGGTAACTACCAACCACAAGAACAAGAAACGCTTTTGGTTTGGGTTCGTTGTTATTGGTCTCCAATTAAAGCTCTTGTGTGGAGCGCATTTCATTTCCGACCCCTGCTTGGCTTTCGTGAAACTAGACTCCGGGgctgataaataaaatatcccCTGTGCGGTGCTATAGCTGATCACCGGAGCTCTGTCAGCTGTATAAGTGGTGAAAGGCGACATAATCTGCCCGACATTAAGATCTGGACTGAGATTGAGACCCGcacagaggagctggagaggcACTCGGCTGAAGAACAACATAAGTCTCCCGGGAGCAGCATGATAAACCCCCAGCAGCAAGGCGAGCTCCTCCTGCACGATCCCCCTCCGGTTTTTGGGAAGCCCTGGTACTGGCAGCGCAGCACCAGCACCATGGAGAGCACCCGCAGCCTTGCGCAGGTCATCATGGAGATGCGCGACGAGATCAAGAAGCTGGAAGCGGAGAACCAAGAGCTGCGGGGAGACTGCGCTCCGCATTCAGCGACGGCGGGAGAAGCCAGCGCGGCGTCCACCGCTGGAAGCGAGCAAGCGGGAATACTGGAAAACCCCTATGGGAACCTGAGACGGAACGTGTCTGCACCAGTCCTGGAGGCACAGTATAAaggtaagagaaaaaaaaaaagcaaaggtcTAGGTGTTTATACAGATGGCTGCATACAGGTTTGGGCAAAAGTCTTGAGATAGTTTGTCTTTACTGTCCCAAGGAGTCACAATGTGTTTCTCTTAAGCAGCgtagtatacatttttttatgtatttatttatttatttatttgtttattggtttatttaattaccTATGTATATCTATGTATTTTTGCATACCAATATCATCATTTGGTACCTTTCAGTATAAgttatactactactactactactactaataataataataatgacatttGGTTTGCTCTATATCTCATCAAAAGTTTTTAACCATAAGTCTTTATGCTGTACCTGACCATTTCACATagagttatgttttttaatttaaaaaaaaatggagtaaAATAATTTGTGCAAGTAAAAGACAATTTAGCAAGCATCCGTTTTAAAACGGCTGTTTGGAAAATACCAGATatcagttgattttttttttcacgtgttTTAAATACATAGCATATATCTGAGACTGACAATCTGCTGTTTAATTAAGGTAGCATTTTTTTCACAAGAACTTTAGGCCGGACATCATTGACTAATTCAACTTACAAACAGCAGGTTTTATTCTTGATAAATTCCCTCAAGCAAATTGACTTTGACTGGACTTTAAGACCTGAATATgatttgatctaaactattccaCGGTCGCTCTGGCTGAGTTGATcacctgctggaaggagaaacCTCTGCAGCCTTTAACAGCTTCTCTTCCGGGATCTCCTGTGCTTAGCTCCATCCGTTATTCCATCAGCGCTGACCAGCCTCCTTGTCCCTACAGAAGAAAAGCACGCAGCAGCTGGACGCAGCTgccaatattttcttttccagcTAGGGATGTTGTATTCAGTTGAAACTGTTTCTATTTCCTGCTCCGTTAACGTTTTTGGCTCTTATTCCATGTaggccaaaaataaaatgttggtcTTATGGTACCACATCAACTTATCCCACATGTAATGCCTGACTTACAATAGCATTTTTTGCTATAATGTGTGTGAGTGCACAACTAAACGTTGTCCTGTCAGCATTTTCCACACCTGaactgtgaatctctgcagctcctccgaTGTTATAATAGCCGTCTttcatgatttttgtttttccccagatgtagtttttttttttacaaagaaaataacacaatttaaaaagcaATGTTGACACATTACTAAATAACTGTTGATATGATATGAGAAACAACTAaggttttccccttttttccaGACAGCACCGCCATGACTGTACGAAGGTACTCCACAAGCTCTAACCACTCCGGGGTGACCGTGAGAGAGGGAAGAACGGACAAGAACAAACAAAGTAACTCAGGATGGGACAGACTGCATGAAGAAATCCAGCATGGGGATTATTTGTTTGGAGAAGCAGAGAAAGCCAACAACCGGCACTCTTTGCAGAACTTCGTCCACAAAAACAGGTACTAAGAAAATCTTTAAGGGGTGGCATTAAAGCAACAACCATGTTGTGGCTGTGCTCAAACaattctgatttgtttttttttcttctttcagagTCAAGGTAAAAACTGTAACCTTTCTTCTACCTGTTGATGACATCTACACCAGCCGGCCCGTCCTGACCAAACACCAAGAGGAGCCCAAAATCACTGGCCTGGCTTCTATAGCTGAGACTGATTCTTGAGAGAACCTTAATAGACTTTGGATGCATTTACTGTACAGGTTGAAGATATAAACTGGAACTCTGCAGCCTCAGCTTAGTAATTCTTTCCCTCCTTAACTAGGTCACTGTAGATCGGGCTCTTAATGAGTGAGCAAGCGGACCGATTTTTATCACACCTGACGAAGAAACTGGAGTCTCTGATTACAGGTGTTATTTTCATTTGGCCATGGCAATCTATGCTCGGTCAGCAGCGATGAGACAGGGGCCCTCTGCGGAGAGGATCGGGTATCCGGACTCCTCTCCTGGCCTGGGCTGTGGTTTCAGGGTGACACATGTGGCAGCCTTTTCAGACTCAGCTGTGGTCGCTGACTCAGGCCATGTGAGCGACGTCACATTAATTATTCATTTAGCTCTTTTTCTCTGTACAGGCTAAACTGAAATTCATAGCCACAATGGCAAGTCAAGCTGTGACCCTTATATTTCACTGTTCCTGAAGAGGATTTGCTTTGTAACTCATCCAAACTCATGGGAATTAAAGGTATCGCCATGAAAATGAGTCCATACACAGGAAGCTTATTTAGTAATGACCAACATTTTTCATCcacacttttttcctctttaaaatccaaaaataaaGCACAATGTCAATTTCTACTCACTGATATGCAGCCACATATTTTTGagattctaaaaaaataaattttgcagttaatatttatataaaaaaaggtattttgatGTACCCCTTATGCTCCTAATGTCTTTCACAAAGCATGGTAACATTAAGCATGTAacattttatcagttttatGGAATGTGCTGAATACTACTggttaaaagaaaaaggttaaCATTTATACCAAGTACAAATATCACAATTTTaccaagtgtttttttatttaggatttTTAATGAATAAGTTACAAGTAAAGCTTCTCTCATATTAAGCTCAAAAACAGTATAAGTAATCCAATTTCTTCTCTGGAGTTCATTATGTTGCACCTAAAGCCCAGTTTGCAGCTGCTCTTACTGGACAGAGCAACCAGCTAGTTCAGTTAGATGGTGgcttaaaaagcttttttcctcGTAGATTTCCCACACATTTTTTGCCATTACAATCGCAAATATCTGTGGTTTTTATGATATGGGCCAACACAATGCAGAGCATAATTGTGGAATGGAAGAAAAATTACGTTTTGAaagtatttaacaaaaaaaaagtgaaacgtGTGGAGTATAGTTGTACACAGCTCCTTTTCGTCTGATACCCCTAAAGAaatccagtaaaaaaaataagtttaaagtAGGGTTATATTTAATGAAAACCATGTTTCCATTTCCTTCAGATTTAGTtactgtgttggtctatcataaaaaaaaaccaataaaatacattgaagtttgtggtcgtaatgtaacaaaatgtgaaaaagtgaatacttttgcaaaggaTTATCTGTTTAAGAGTCATAAAGCTTCCATagtataaaaagtaaaacatgattAAGGAACAAGCATGTGTTCAGATAGCTGGTGTTATGCTTTGTCTTTGATATGTGAGGAAGACATCGTGGACTTCATATTCAACTTTgcgataatttttttttcttttatagtgTGGAGTAATTTTGTGAATTGAAAGGAAAAAGACAGCAGTCATGACGGAAATGGTCTTTAAACATATCCAAAATAGTTTTAGTGCATACATAGGCACAAATAATAGagcaattttttttagcatatttGTGTTTTGCCATTTTAGTcacaaatgtttcaaataaatatttgttttaacatcAGTAGAGTTAAAGGAAACTTGTGAAAATGGAATGATCTGGTGATATGGGTCAAGGCTTTCAAAAGCTGTTGAAACACTCTTGATCCaactggtatttttttttaaattaaattactgttATGTCAGTATGTGTTCTCTGTTCTCCTTATAACACACATCTTGTTTCTTCGACACAAGGAACATCTGATGAAAATTAGCAAAATTTAACAGAACTGTAATTttagtgaaacaaaaacaatagagACAACTACTGTATCAAATGCACACACGACATTGTTTAATAATGGATACTCTCTGGAAAAACAGGCATGTAATACGTCAAAAACAGTGGAAATATGCAAATACATCCCATACCTGAAATGTGTTCTTTCagtaaaacaggttttattagaagaaaattattttaagatcaacatttgcagaaataataaatacaaatactgtcACATTCTAGCAAGAGGCTTTAGACGACCTCCATTTCTCCAGTTGTTCCAAAGACAAGTGAGATAAacctaaacaaaataattaaacattcaTTTTGCTTCAGTACCATGTATTTTTTGAGGTTGACCTGAAGTGACCTTCTCAGTTTGCCTTAAACAAATGTATGAGGACCCTAAAGCCAATCTCACTTAATAGTTTGACCTTTGTCCAAATAATTGGAAAGGATGAACTGTAAAACAATGCTTATGCAGGGATGGAGTTGTCAGTTTAAAGACAGGGAACCTGAAAggaatttttttgtattattttcaacAGCTTTACTTTTGATGATGCAGGAAAGCTGCAAATAAAAATAGCTTTACTGTCCCACAGCGGGGAAATTCACACATTCTCTGGTCCTCAAATATATCTTGTTTCGAATCatatcagatttcttttttaccaAGCATAATAAATGTAACAAAGTAGTTTCACATTTTACATTACCGGTAGTTTGGATCTTGTCTGAAAGCTAAGAACTTTCATTTCTTCATTAGTCTGGGGGAAGTTGTATACTAAGAAAATGTGTAAAGGAGTTATTTTGGTTCCTCCCTCCCCGAGAGGTCAGTAACAATCTTTCTAAAATGTAATGTGTCAAAAGAatacataaaaattaaaagtggCTTGTTTCTTTCTGGACATGTGTAGCGACACTAGAACACCCTCCGCTGGTCAGAAATGGAAAGTTAAAGATGCCCAAATGATCAGAGTCCtttcaaatgttattttaagtATTCCATACAGTAATTCGTACATATtttttagaaaactttattttaaatatatgaaTTTGATCATAGTAAAAACTACGGAAAGCAACTTAAAACCATTAATTAATCCTAAAAAAAGAATGTAATCATAGGTTATAATGTACATTCAATTTGTGTCAGGTCAAAAATTGGATTGTCGAACGCGTTAAATCCGAATTGAGCCCATTCCACTCACAACTTGGGAACCCAGAGGGAATAATGCTGACTACAATACAAGCGGATAAAAATGTGTACAAACACCAAATCAACACGTTCACAAATAGAGGTTAAATGGTGATTTGTGTGCCACTGGTATAAAGAGATTCAATCCAACAGAAAAGTAAGTAAACAGTTTATACCGGTGACTTTTGATATACTTTTAAAGAGTGGCGGCCGTGGTAGATACTGAATTCAGGGCTCCAACCTTCCCTGTTGGGCTTCTGTCTTCTGTTGTAGTTCCGAGTCCGAGCTCAGAAACCTACTGCTGAGTACTGAGAGCAGGCACC from Fundulus heteroclitus isolate FHET01 chromosome 18, MU-UCD_Fhet_4.1, whole genome shotgun sequence encodes the following:
- the LOC110368858 gene encoding uncharacterized protein LOC110368858; its protein translation is MINPQQQGELLLHDPPPVFGKPWYWQRSTSTMESTRSLAQVIMEMRDEIKKLEAENQELRGDCAPHSATAGEASAASTAGSEQAGILENPYGNLRRNVSAPVLEAQYKDSTAMTVRRYSTSSNHSGVTVREGRTDKNKQSNSGWDRLHEEIQHGDYLFGEAEKANNRHSLQNFVHKNRVKVKTVTFLLPVDDIYTSRPVLTKHQEEPKITGLASIAETDS